A stretch of DNA from Methylobacterium sp. CB376:
GACCCGCTGGAGCCAGGGCGCGATCAACCTCGTGGTCAATACCGAGAAGGAGGGCTTCGCCCATTCCTTCCAGGTCACGCACGGCGCCTCGGTCTGCGCGGTCGCGCTGCGGGTCGACGATGCGGGCGCGGCTCTGGAGCGGGCGCGCGCCCTCCTCGACGAGCCGTTCCGGCAGGCGGTGGCGCCGGGCGAACTCGACATCCCGGCCGTCCGCGGCGTCGGCGGCAGCCTGCTCTACCTCGTCGATCGCCGCAGCGGCCTCGACCGCCTCTGGGACGTGGATTTCGAGCCCCTCGCTCCGGAGCCGGTCCGCGGCGCCGGGCTCGTCGCCGTCGATCACCTCGCCCAGAGCATGCGCCACGAGGAGATGCTGACCTGGCTCCTGTTCTACACCGGGCTGTTCGACCTCGCGAAGCTGCCCGTGCAGGACGTGGTCGATCCGGGCGGCGTGGTCGAGAGCCAGGCCGTCGAGGCCCCGGGCGCGGCCCTGCGCCTCGTCCTCAACGCCTCGCAGAGCAGCCGCACCCTCTCCTCGCGCTTCCTGTCGGAGGCGCTCGGCGGCGGGGTGCAGCACGTGGCGCTCGCCACCGACGACATCGTCGCCACCGTCGCGTCCCTGCGCGCCGCCGGGGTCGCGCTCCTGCCGATTCCGGAGAACTACTACGACGACCTGGAGGCCCGCACCGACCTGCCGCCCGAGACCCTGGCGCGGCTGCGCGACGGGAACATCCTGTACGACCGCGAGGGCGGGGCCGAGTTCTTCCAGGTCTACACCCGCGGCCTCCTCGGCGGCGGCTTCGCCTTCGAGATCGTCGAGCGGCGCGGCTATCGCGGCTACGGCGCCGCGAATGCCCCGATCCGGCTTGCGGCCCAGACCCGCCTGGCCCCACATCCGGCCCTCCCCACCCGGTAAGGCACGACCCCGTCATGCGCTCGATCCACGTCCTCAACGGCCCCAACCTGAACCTGCTCGGCACCCGCGAGCCGGGGATCTACGGGGCGCTGACCCTCGCCGACATCGAGGCGCGCCTGCGCGCGCGGGCCGCCGACAGGGTGGCGCTCACCTTCCGCCAGTCGAACCACGAGGGTGACCTCGTCACCTGGGTGCAGGAGGCGGGCGCCGCGGGGGCCGGGGTGATCCTCAATGCCGGTGCCTACACCCACACCTCGGTCGCCCTGCGCGACGCGATCGCGGGCGCCAAGGCGCAGGTGATCGAGGTCCACCTCTCGAACGTGCACGCCCGCGAGAGCTTCCGTCACCACTCCTACATCGCCCCCGTCGCGCGCGGCGTGATCGCGGGATTCGGCCCGCTCTCCTACGACCTCGCCCTCGACGCCCTGCTCGCCGGCTGACGGCGCATCCTCCCGTTGCAGTGTTTGCAGGTCTGCGCCCCGGCGGGGCGTGGCATACATCCGGCAACGACGCGACGATCGGGAGGAGACATGAGGTTCGACCTCGCGGGCCGCACGGCCCTGGTCACGGGCGGCCTGAGCGGCATCGGCGCGGGCATCGCGGCGGGCCTCGCCGAGGCGGGGGCCGCCGTCACCGTCGCGGACATCGCCGGCGGGACGGATCCGGACGCGGCGGGCCGGCCGTCGCTGCGGCTCGACGTCACC
This window harbors:
- the aroQ gene encoding type II 3-dehydroquinate dehydratase — its product is MRSIHVLNGPNLNLLGTREPGIYGALTLADIEARLRARAADRVALTFRQSNHEGDLVTWVQEAGAAGAGVILNAGAYTHTSVALRDAIAGAKAQVIEVHLSNVHARESFRHHSYIAPVARGVIAGFGPLSYDLALDALLAG